Proteins encoded within one genomic window of Panicum virgatum strain AP13 chromosome 1N, P.virgatum_v5, whole genome shotgun sequence:
- the LOC120657351 gene encoding uncharacterized protein LOC120657351 codes for MNKKLPGIVRTSSMRTCHGALFLAVAMVLLSTGICTAWAPAPAPGLGPDEFQLEYSPAPGPGLDELPPEYSCMKTLYSGGCDVKTCHGKCLSQLKGDGQCLGKACRCSYLCKPPPLDI; via the exons ATGAATAAAAAATTG CCGGGCATCGTACGAACATCGAGCATGAGGACCTGCCACGGAGCACTGTTCCTCGCAGTTGCCATGGTGCTACTGTCAACGG GGATCTGCACGGcgtgggcgccggcgccggcgccgggcctGGGCCCGGACGAGTTCCAGCTGGAGtactcgccggcgccgggcccGGGCCTGGACGAGCTCCCGCCGGAGTACTCATGCATGAAGACCCTCTACTCCGGCGGCTGCGACGTCAAGACGTGCCACGGCAAATGCTTGAGCCAGCTAAAGGGCGACGGGCAGTGCCTTGGCAAGGCTTGCAGATGCTCGTACTTGTGCAAGCCGCCTCCTCTTGACATCTGA